In Nocardia yunnanensis, one DNA window encodes the following:
- the sigK gene encoding ECF RNA polymerase sigma factor SigK, which produces MADPRRFVSVNAGRANETGAEACANHRAGPDPELTRRLTGLLREIAGGDRTAFTEFYHSTHDRVFGLCLRILRRPAAAEEVTQEIYLYLWNSASQYDARLASPIGWLMMLTHRRAVDRVRVETASRTRDLAYGQRHLGRDHDIVAEAVGQRSEEQAVIDCLSTLTGTQRETVALAYYGGRTYAEVADHLGIPLNTVKTRIRDGLKRLQNCLTGSLSDA; this is translated from the coding sequence ATGGCGGATCCTCGCCGCTTCGTTTCGGTGAACGCCGGCCGCGCGAATGAGACCGGTGCCGAGGCCTGCGCCAACCACCGCGCCGGGCCCGATCCGGAACTCACCCGACGGCTGACCGGGCTGTTGCGCGAGATCGCGGGCGGTGACCGCACGGCCTTCACGGAGTTCTACCACTCCACCCACGACCGGGTCTTCGGGCTGTGCCTGCGCATCCTGCGCCGGCCCGCGGCGGCCGAGGAGGTGACGCAGGAGATCTACCTCTACCTGTGGAACTCCGCGAGCCAGTACGACGCCCGCCTGGCCAGCCCGATCGGCTGGCTCATGATGCTCACCCACCGCCGGGCCGTGGACCGGGTGCGGGTCGAAACCGCTTCCCGGACACGGGATCTCGCCTACGGGCAGCGGCATCTCGGGCGCGACCACGATATCGTCGCCGAGGCCGTGGGCCAGCGGTCGGAGGAACAGGCCGTCATCGACTGCCTGAGCACGCTGACCGGCACCCAGCGCGAGACCGTGGCGCTGGCCTACTACGGGGGCCGCACCTACGCCGAGGTCGCCGACCACCTCGGAATCCCGTTGAACACCGTCAAGACCCGCATTCGGGACGGCCTCAAGCGACTGCAGAACTGCCTGACAGGATCCCTGAGCGATGCCTGA
- a CDS encoding DUF1295 domain-containing protein: MNWPAELRIWLLSAAVLILLQAVTYLIGRRIGRYNVVDVIWGPGFVLVAAVGLAFGDGAPWRRTVLFALVAIWGTRLGWHLARRTAGHGEDPRYDALLDRHGRSAPTVITRIFLTQAVAQWVISLPIQVSAAAGDTRGPGWVLVAAGVLVWAIGVCFEALGDRQLARFKADPAHRGRIMDEGLWAWTRHPNYFGDFCVWWGLWLIAASAWPGLLTGFAPMIMSYLLIRGTGARMLERAMRDRPGYADYQARTAYFFPRPPR, translated from the coding sequence GTGAATTGGCCTGCGGAACTACGGATTTGGCTGCTGTCGGCGGCCGTCCTGATACTGCTGCAAGCGGTGACCTACCTGATCGGCAGGCGCATCGGCCGCTACAACGTGGTCGACGTGATCTGGGGACCGGGTTTCGTGCTGGTCGCGGCGGTCGGGCTGGCGTTCGGCGACGGCGCACCGTGGCGCCGGACCGTCCTGTTCGCGCTCGTCGCGATCTGGGGCACGCGGCTCGGCTGGCATCTGGCCCGCCGGACGGCCGGGCACGGTGAGGACCCGCGCTACGACGCGCTCCTGGACCGCCACGGACGTTCCGCGCCGACGGTGATCACACGCATCTTCCTCACCCAGGCCGTGGCGCAGTGGGTGATCTCGCTGCCCATTCAGGTGTCCGCCGCCGCCGGCGACACCCGCGGCCCGGGCTGGGTGCTCGTCGCGGCGGGCGTGCTCGTCTGGGCGATCGGCGTGTGCTTCGAAGCGCTCGGCGACCGCCAGCTCGCGCGCTTCAAGGCCGATCCGGCCCACCGCGGCCGCATCATGGACGAAGGGCTGTGGGCGTGGACCCGGCATCCGAACTACTTCGGCGACTTCTGCGTGTGGTGGGGCCTGTGGCTGATCGCGGCCTCCGCCTGGCCGGGCCTCCTGACCGGCTTCGCCCCGATGATCATGTCCTACCTGCTGATCCGCGGCACCGGAGCCCGCATGCTGGAACGAGCGATGCGCGACCGCCCCGGCTACGCCGACTACCAGGCCCGGACCGCGTATTTCTTCCCCCGGCCACCGCGATGA
- a CDS encoding SAM-dependent methyltransferase, which translates to MTVAAQLESALRPLLRGPLPVRLSAWDGSVAGPADAPRIVLSGPRAVRRILWHPGELGAAQAYVTGEIDVDGDLGEALGTVWRTAAARGIGRPGAGDFARLLMTGIRLGAFGSRPPAPATQARLRGRRHRQARDHAAISHHYDTSNDFYRLLLDPSMAYSCAYFADGAPDSPADRDTLAAAQRAKLDLVCGKLALRPGMRLLDVGCGWGSLALHAAEHYGAEVVGITISRAQRDFIEKQVAARGLGELVRVRLLDYRDLTDTGFDAVASLEMGEHVGERNYPRYTRVLHDAAAPGAPVLIQQMSRRGRHSGGGPFIESFIAPDMAMRPVGDTIAHLEDAGLEVRDVQALREHYGWTAHAWLRGLEERWDDAVALLGVEGARTWRLYLAGGALAFEQGRMGVDQILARRPAAATSTRRAPRAVVAS; encoded by the coding sequence GTGACCGTCGCCGCCCAACTCGAATCCGCCCTGCGCCCGCTGCTGCGCGGCCCACTGCCGGTGCGGCTGTCCGCCTGGGACGGCAGCGTCGCCGGACCGGCGGACGCGCCGCGCATCGTGCTCAGCGGCCCGCGCGCGGTGCGCCGAATCCTCTGGCATCCAGGCGAACTCGGGGCGGCACAGGCCTACGTGACCGGGGAGATCGATGTCGACGGCGACCTGGGCGAGGCCCTGGGCACGGTCTGGCGCACCGCGGCCGCCCGCGGCATCGGCCGGCCCGGAGCCGGTGACTTCGCGCGCCTGCTGATGACGGGAATCCGCCTGGGCGCGTTCGGCTCACGCCCGCCCGCCCCCGCGACGCAGGCGCGGTTGCGCGGCCGCCGCCACCGGCAGGCCCGCGACCACGCCGCCATCAGCCACCACTACGACACCTCCAACGACTTCTACCGCCTGCTGCTGGATCCCTCGATGGCCTACTCGTGCGCCTACTTCGCCGACGGCGCACCCGACTCCCCCGCCGACCGCGACACCCTCGCCGCCGCGCAGCGCGCCAAACTGGACCTGGTGTGCGGCAAACTCGCACTGCGCCCGGGCATGCGCCTGCTGGACGTCGGCTGCGGCTGGGGATCACTGGCGTTGCACGCGGCCGAACACTACGGCGCGGAAGTCGTGGGCATCACGATCTCGCGGGCGCAGCGCGACTTCATCGAAAAGCAGGTCGCCGCACGCGGACTCGGCGAACTGGTGCGGGTGCGGCTGCTGGACTACCGCGACCTCACCGACACCGGCTTCGACGCCGTCGCCTCCCTCGAGATGGGCGAGCATGTCGGCGAACGCAACTACCCCCGCTACACCCGGGTGCTGCACGACGCCGCCGCCCCCGGCGCACCGGTGCTGATCCAGCAGATGTCGCGGCGCGGCCGCCACTCCGGCGGCGGACCGTTCATCGAATCGTTCATCGCCCCCGATATGGCCATGCGCCCGGTGGGCGACACCATCGCCCACCTCGAGGACGCCGGGCTGGAAGTGCGCGACGTGCAGGCGCTGCGCGAACATTACGGGTGGACCGCGCACGCCTGGCTGCGCGGCCTCGAGGAACGGTGGGACGACGCGGTGGCACTGCTCGGCGTGGAAGGCGCCCGCACCTGGCGGCTGTACCTGGCCGGTGGCGCGCTCGCGTTCGAGCAGGGGCGCATGGGGGTCGACCAGATCCTGGCGCGACGCCCAGCGGCCGCGACCAGCACCCGGCGCGCCCCGCGGGCGGTGGTCGCCTCGTGA
- a CDS encoding class I SAM-dependent methyltransferase gives MTGFCLDPVSTALVPAAPAGARARLLARGCSMLFRRAVSRLPLRVEYPDGTVLGLDAHTEPLPRMILRDPDAFFARVGSLGLIGFGESYTAAEWTSPDPAAVLTVLAARLTELVPAGLQSLRSFLLPSPPTSQDGTAANARTNIEHHYDLSNELFQLFLDETMTYSSALFEDPATASWPLLADAQRYKIDRLLDAAGVRAGTRVLEIGSGWGELCVRAAARGATVHSVTLSNRQLELARIRVAAAGFADSVVLELCDYRDVRGEYDAIVSVEMIEAVGYRYWPTYFDVLAQRLAPGGRVALQAITMPHDRMLASRDTYTWIQKYIFPGGSLPSTRAITTTAHRAGLRVRENSCFGEHYATTLRLWRERFDAHAAEVAALGFDATFRRLWQFYLAYSEAGFRSGYLDVQQIVLHRPEEQS, from the coding sequence GTGACCGGATTCTGTCTCGACCCCGTGAGCACCGCCCTCGTCCCGGCCGCGCCCGCCGGCGCCCGCGCGCGACTGCTGGCCCGCGGCTGTTCGATGCTGTTCCGCCGCGCCGTCTCTCGCCTGCCCCTGCGGGTGGAGTACCCCGACGGCACCGTGCTGGGCCTCGACGCCCACACCGAACCGCTGCCGCGCATGATCCTGCGCGACCCGGACGCCTTCTTCGCGCGCGTCGGCAGCCTCGGCCTGATCGGCTTCGGCGAGTCCTACACCGCCGCCGAATGGACCTCCCCCGACCCCGCGGCCGTGCTCACGGTGCTGGCCGCCCGGTTGACCGAACTCGTTCCCGCCGGGCTGCAATCGCTGCGTTCCTTCCTGCTGCCGTCACCGCCGACGAGCCAGGACGGGACGGCGGCGAACGCGCGCACCAATATCGAACACCACTACGACCTGTCCAACGAGCTGTTCCAGCTGTTCCTCGACGAGACCATGACCTACTCCTCGGCCCTGTTCGAGGACCCGGCCACCGCCTCCTGGCCGCTGCTGGCCGACGCCCAGCGCTACAAGATCGACCGCCTGCTCGATGCCGCCGGGGTGCGCGCGGGCACGCGCGTGCTCGAAATCGGCAGCGGCTGGGGCGAATTGTGCGTGCGCGCCGCCGCCCGCGGTGCGACGGTGCATTCGGTGACCTTGTCGAACCGGCAACTGGAACTGGCCCGCATCCGCGTCGCCGCCGCCGGATTCGCCGATTCCGTCGTCCTGGAACTGTGCGACTACCGCGACGTGCGCGGCGAATACGACGCCATCGTGTCGGTGGAGATGATCGAGGCGGTCGGATACCGTTACTGGCCAACCTATTTCGACGTGCTCGCGCAGCGGCTCGCCCCCGGCGGGCGGGTCGCGCTGCAGGCGATCACGATGCCGCACGACCGGATGCTCGCCAGCCGCGACACCTACACCTGGATCCAGAAGTACATCTTCCCCGGCGGATCCCTGCCGTCCACCCGGGCGATCACGACCACCGCCCACCGCGCCGGACTGCGCGTACGCGAAAACTCTTGCTTCGGAGAGCATTACGCCACGACGCTGCGGCTGTGGCGGGAACGTTTCGACGCCCACGCCGCCGAGGTCGCCGCCCTCGGCTTCGACGCGACCTTCCGGCGGCTGTGGCAGTTCTACCTCGCCTACTCCGAGGCCGGATTCCGTTCCGGTTACCTCGATGTCCAGCAGATCGTTCTCCACCGGCCCGAGGAGCAGTCGTGA
- a CDS encoding DUF1365 domain-containing protein: MTIAPALYLTRLRHIRRAPVHHEFEYRGYSWYFDLDAPPRPPLPLRPFGYFRAVDHLEGPGTDLRARVDRVLAEHGIDRADGPVTALMGARALGYAFDPLTVFWCHDRGGRLRCAIAEVHNTYGGRHAYVLFPDAHGRAETEKRFYVSPFNAVDGRYRLRIPEPGDELALHITLRTDDLPPFYASMTGHRLPVTTATVLRAHLRAPLSPWLTAARIRRHGIALWAKGVPVVPRPSAPAPRRISL; encoded by the coding sequence ATGACCATCGCTCCGGCGCTGTACCTCACCCGGTTGCGGCACATCCGGCGCGCACCGGTCCACCACGAGTTCGAATACCGCGGCTACAGCTGGTATTTCGACCTCGACGCCCCGCCGCGCCCGCCACTGCCGTTGCGGCCCTTCGGATATTTCCGGGCGGTCGATCACCTCGAGGGCCCCGGCACGGACCTGCGCGCCCGGGTCGATCGCGTGCTGGCCGAGCACGGCATCGACCGCGCGGACGGACCCGTGACCGCGCTCATGGGCGCTCGCGCGCTCGGCTACGCCTTCGATCCGCTCACCGTCTTCTGGTGCCACGATCGCGGCGGCCGGCTGCGCTGCGCGATCGCCGAGGTGCACAACACCTACGGCGGCCGGCACGCGTATGTCCTGTTCCCCGACGCCCACGGCCGCGCCGAGACCGAGAAACGCTTCTACGTCTCGCCTTTCAACGCCGTGGACGGACGCTATCGGCTGCGCATCCCCGAACCCGGCGACGAATTGGCGCTGCACATCACGTTGCGCACCGACGACCTGCCGCCGTTCTACGCCTCGATGACCGGCCACCGCCTGCCGGTGACCACCGCCACCGTCCTGCGGGCGCACCTGCGCGCGCCGCTGTCCCCGTGGCTGACGGCGGCTCGCATCCGCCGCCACGGAATCGCCCTGTGGGCGAAGGGAGTTCCCGTCGTCCCGCGTCCATCCGCTCCCGCCCCTCGAAGGATCTCCCTGTGA
- a CDS encoding NAD(P)/FAD-dependent oxidoreductase — protein MSSGPRGGREVAVVGSGVAGLAAAYVLAGSDRVTLYERDGRLGGHAHTHEIEVGAGRRVGVDSGFIVHNERTYPTLLRLFGELGVATRETDMSMSVRADDIGLEYAGAKGVGGLFPNARALVRPRHLAMLAEVPRFHRAARELLREPDSGVTLAEFLRRHRFDRYFVDYFMTPLVAAVWSCEPAVADRYPAHYLFRFLEHHGMLTVYGSPRWRTVVGGSARYVEKIAARIDEIHTGTAVLGVEEHADHVLVRDIGGVRRFEAVVIATHPRQALAMLATPSLAARSILGAMPYSVNHARLHTDETLLPRSRRARASWNYLVPARPGEGVTVTYDLTRLMGLEHVRDRRFLVTLGGGDRIADEHVLAEMTYEHPLYTPESVAAQSRLPELDTDRVAFAGAYHGWGFHEDGALSGVRAAERIGGSWDARPAATAPVRVEAR, from the coding sequence ATGTCATCCGGGCCGCGGGGCGGCCGGGAGGTCGCGGTGGTGGGGAGCGGGGTCGCGGGGTTGGCGGCCGCGTATGTGCTGGCGGGGAGTGATCGGGTCACGCTGTATGAGCGGGACGGGCGGCTGGGCGGGCATGCGCATACGCATGAGATCGAGGTGGGGGCGGGGCGGCGGGTGGGGGTGGATTCGGGGTTCATCGTGCACAACGAGCGGACCTATCCGACCCTGCTGCGGTTGTTCGGGGAGTTGGGGGTGGCTACGCGCGAGACCGATATGTCGATGTCGGTGCGGGCGGACGACATCGGGCTCGAATACGCGGGGGCCAAGGGGGTGGGCGGGTTGTTTCCGAATGCTCGCGCGCTGGTGCGGCCCAGGCATCTGGCGATGCTGGCGGAGGTGCCGCGGTTTCATCGGGCGGCGCGGGAATTGCTGCGGGAGCCGGATTCCGGGGTGACGTTGGCGGAGTTCTTGCGGCGGCATCGGTTCGATCGGTATTTCGTCGATTACTTCATGACGCCGTTGGTCGCCGCCGTGTGGTCGTGCGAACCGGCGGTTGCCGACCGCTATCCCGCGCATTATCTGTTCCGGTTTCTCGAGCATCACGGGATGCTGACCGTGTACGGGTCGCCGCGGTGGCGGACGGTGGTCGGCGGGTCGGCGCGGTATGTGGAGAAGATCGCCGCGCGGATCGACGAGATCCATACGGGCACAGCGGTGCTCGGGGTCGAGGAGCATGCCGATCACGTGCTGGTGCGCGACATCGGCGGGGTGCGGCGGTTCGAAGCCGTCGTCATCGCCACCCACCCCCGGCAGGCGCTGGCGATGCTGGCGACGCCGAGCCTGGCGGCGCGCTCGATCCTGGGGGCGATGCCGTATTCGGTGAATCACGCCCGGCTGCATACCGACGAGACGCTGTTGCCGCGCTCTCGCCGCGCGCGGGCCTCGTGGAACTATCTGGTTCCGGCGCGGCCCGGGGAGGGCGTCACCGTGACCTATGACCTCACCAGGCTCATGGGGCTCGAGCACGTGCGAGACCGCAGGTTCCTGGTCACCCTCGGCGGCGGCGACCGGATCGCGGACGAGCACGTCCTCGCCGAGATGACCTACGAGCATCCCCTCTACACCCCGGAATCGGTTGCGGCGCAAAGCCGTCTGCCCGAACTCGACACCGATCGGGTCGCGTTCGCGGGCGCGTATCACGGGTGGGGGTTCCACGAGGACGGCGCACTGTCGGGGGTGCGCGCCGCCGAGCGGATCGGCGGAAGCTGGGACGCGAGACCCGCGGCGACGGCACCCGTTCGAGTGGAGGCGCGATGA
- a CDS encoding phosphoketolase family protein, producing the protein MSTTSDTSADNETSGGGRTVAPTPYRLTEAPGPLGADELAGLDAWWRAANYLAVGQIYLLDNALVRMPLRAEHIKPRLLGHFGTVPGLNLVWVHANRAIRERDLNAVFVAGPGHGGPGPNACGWLEGTYSELYSDIPRDAEGMRALFAQFSYPGGVPSHCAPETPGSFHEGGELGYSLLHAFGAALDNPDLTVFCVIGDGEAETGPLAGSWHANKFLNPGRDGAVVPILALNEYKIANPTLLARIPESELDSLLRGYGYEPIMVSGNDPGVVHQAMAAAMDTCLDRIAAIQQRARAGSAERAIWPMIVLRTPKGWTCPPIVDGDPVEGTFRAHQVPLAGARTDDAHRRVLEQWLKSYRPHELFDDDGRPVPELLALSPTGDRRMSANPVANGGLLLRDLRLPDWREFGVEVATPGAVKHEATRVLGGWLREVTRANPANFLTFAPDELASNRLQDILEVTGRDWQAEIGEYDVKLDRTGRVIEVLSEHMCQGLLEGYLLTGRHGVFTCYEAFIHIVDAMFNQHAKWLDAASAVAWRRPIASLNYLLSSHVWRQDHNGFTHQDPGFLDVVLNKKPEIVRVYLPPDANTLLSTYDHCLRSRQYVNVVVAGKQPQESWLSVPEAAVHCARGIGIWPWASNNDEQGVAPDVILACAGDVPTLETLAAAAILRARLPELRVRVVNVVDLMRLLPEEEHPHGLSDREFDSLFTTDRPVIFAFHGYPWLIHRLTYRRANHGGLHVRGYKERGTTTTPFDMVMLNDLDRYHLVMDVIDRVPTLRDKAAALRQEMVDARWQARAWTREHGEDIPVVADWKWT; encoded by the coding sequence GTGAGCACTACGAGCGATACCTCGGCGGACAACGAGACCAGCGGCGGCGGGCGGACCGTCGCACCGACCCCCTATCGGCTGACCGAGGCCCCCGGGCCATTGGGCGCCGACGAGCTGGCCGGGCTCGACGCCTGGTGGCGGGCGGCCAACTATCTGGCGGTGGGACAGATCTATCTGCTGGACAACGCGCTCGTGCGGATGCCGCTGCGAGCCGAGCACATCAAACCGCGGCTGCTGGGGCACTTCGGCACCGTGCCGGGACTGAATCTGGTGTGGGTGCACGCCAATCGGGCCATCCGCGAGCGGGATCTGAACGCCGTGTTCGTCGCCGGTCCCGGCCACGGCGGGCCCGGGCCGAACGCGTGCGGCTGGCTCGAGGGCACGTATTCCGAGTTGTACAGCGACATTCCGCGGGACGCGGAGGGCATGCGGGCGTTGTTCGCGCAGTTCTCGTATCCGGGCGGGGTGCCCAGCCATTGCGCTCCCGAGACACCCGGCTCCTTTCACGAGGGCGGTGAGCTCGGGTATTCGCTGCTGCACGCTTTCGGTGCGGCGCTGGACAATCCGGATCTCACGGTGTTCTGCGTGATCGGCGACGGGGAGGCGGAGACCGGGCCGTTGGCGGGCAGCTGGCATGCGAACAAATTCCTGAATCCGGGGCGCGACGGCGCGGTGGTGCCGATTCTGGCGCTCAACGAATACAAGATCGCCAATCCGACGCTGCTGGCGCGGATCCCGGAATCCGAACTCGACTCGCTGCTGCGCGGGTACGGCTACGAGCCGATCATGGTGTCCGGCAACGACCCCGGCGTCGTCCATCAGGCGATGGCCGCGGCGATGGACACCTGCTTGGACCGCATTGCCGCCATCCAGCAGCGGGCGCGGGCGGGTTCCGCGGAGCGGGCCATCTGGCCGATGATCGTATTGCGCACCCCCAAGGGCTGGACCTGTCCCCCGATCGTGGACGGGGATCCGGTGGAGGGCACCTTCCGCGCCCACCAGGTGCCGCTGGCGGGTGCGCGCACCGACGACGCGCATCGCCGCGTGCTCGAGCAGTGGCTGAAATCGTATCGGCCCCACGAGCTTTTCGACGACGACGGCCGGCCGGTGCCCGAGCTGCTGGCGCTGTCGCCCACCGGCGATCGGCGCATGAGCGCCAATCCGGTCGCCAATGGCGGTCTGCTGCTGCGGGATCTGCGACTGCCGGACTGGCGCGAGTTCGGCGTGGAGGTGGCGACGCCCGGCGCGGTGAAGCACGAGGCCACCCGGGTGCTGGGCGGCTGGCTGCGGGAGGTGACCCGCGCCAACCCGGCCAACTTCCTCACCTTCGCCCCGGATGAACTGGCCAGCAACCGATTACAGGACATCCTCGAGGTCACCGGGCGCGACTGGCAGGCCGAGATCGGCGAGTACGACGTGAAACTCGACCGCACCGGGCGCGTCATCGAAGTGCTGTCCGAGCATATGTGCCAGGGCCTGCTGGAGGGCTATCTGCTCACCGGCCGCCACGGCGTCTTCACCTGCTACGAGGCTTTCATCCACATTGTCGACGCCATGTTCAACCAGCACGCCAAATGGCTCGACGCCGCCTCCGCGGTGGCGTGGCGGCGGCCCATCGCCAGCCTGAATTACCTGCTGTCCTCGCATGTCTGGCGGCAGGACCACAATGGGTTCACCCACCAGGACCCCGGTTTCCTGGACGTGGTGCTCAACAAGAAGCCCGAGATCGTGCGGGTGTATCTGCCGCCGGACGCCAATACCCTGCTGTCCACCTACGATCACTGCCTGCGCTCGCGCCAGTACGTGAACGTGGTGGTGGCCGGCAAGCAGCCGCAGGAGAGTTGGCTGTCGGTGCCGGAGGCGGCCGTGCACTGCGCGCGGGGCATCGGCATCTGGCCGTGGGCGAGCAACAACGACGAGCAAGGCGTCGCGCCCGACGTGATCCTGGCCTGCGCCGGCGACGTGCCCACCCTGGAAACCCTTGCGGCGGCGGCGATCCTGCGCGCCCGCCTGCCCGAACTGCGGGTGCGCGTGGTCAATGTCGTCGACCTCATGCGCCTGCTGCCCGAGGAAGAACACCCGCACGGCCTGTCCGACCGCGAATTCGATTCCCTCTTCACCACCGACCGCCCCGTCATCTTCGCCTTCCACGGCTACCCCTGGCTCATCCACCGCCTCACCTACCGCCGCGCCAACCACGGCGGCCTGCACGTGCGCGGCTACAAGGAACGCGGCACCACCACGACCCCCTTCGACATGGTGATGCTCAACGACCTGGACCGCTACCACCTCGTCATGGACGTCATCGACCGCGTCCCCACCCTCCGCGACAAAGCCGCCGCCCTCCGCCAGGAAATGGTCGACGCCCGCTGGCAAGCCCGCGCCTGGACCCGAGAACACGGGGAGGACATCCCCGTCGTGGCCGACTGGAAATGGACCTGA
- a CDS encoding flavin reductase family protein — MPRTIHDTNGAFDLVVAGADAPVWIVTTVAEGRRAGCLIGFGGQVSIEPRRFLVNLSKRNRTYEVAGEAHYLAVHVLPEESGALAQLFGSETGFELDKFEHCEWHAGPHGLPILAAAAGWFVGEIMERHDFGDHVGMVLDITDARAPHPDISPLRYSAVADLTPGRPA; from the coding sequence GTGCCACGCACGATCCACGATACGAACGGTGCGTTCGATCTCGTCGTCGCGGGCGCGGACGCCCCGGTGTGGATCGTCACCACCGTCGCCGAGGGGCGCCGCGCGGGCTGCCTGATCGGCTTCGGCGGCCAGGTGAGCATCGAACCGCGGCGGTTTCTGGTCAATCTCTCCAAGCGCAATCGCACCTACGAAGTGGCCGGCGAGGCGCACTATCTGGCGGTTCACGTCCTCCCGGAGGAGTCCGGCGCGCTCGCGCAGCTCTTCGGCTCCGAAACCGGGTTCGAACTCGACAAGTTCGAGCACTGCGAGTGGCACGCGGGCCCGCACGGCCTGCCGATCCTGGCCGCGGCCGCGGGCTGGTTCGTCGGAGAGATCATGGAACGCCACGACTTCGGCGACCACGTCGGCATGGTGCTCGACATCACCGACGCACGCGCGCCGCACCCGGACATCAGTCCCCTGCGCTACAGCGCCGTCGCCGACCTCACCCCCGGCCGCCCCGCCTGA
- a CDS encoding TerD family protein — MSVPLLDGDGAPLDCVEWALGWDSLESALGVEVDPGVAVANRFDVNLAALMFSGEQLVDVVFHEHLMSADGAVRHTGDNLTGEGVGANEHILVDLSRISDAVTSIFFTATSYTAMPFTEIPNSYCRVTDPTTLLDIARYTLTGSSDTAFVVGKLTRTPVEWVFAGIGVGAPATHVAEMVPYLAPYLP, encoded by the coding sequence GTGTCTGTTCCCCTACTCGATGGTGATGGCGCCCCACTGGATTGCGTCGAATGGGCGCTGGGATGGGATTCGCTGGAAAGCGCGCTCGGCGTGGAGGTCGATCCCGGTGTGGCGGTGGCGAATCGGTTCGATGTGAATCTCGCCGCGCTCATGTTCAGCGGAGAACAGCTCGTGGACGTGGTGTTTCACGAGCATTTGATGTCCGCGGACGGGGCGGTGCGGCATACCGGCGACAATCTCACCGGGGAGGGGGTCGGCGCCAACGAGCATATTCTGGTGGATCTCAGCCGGATCTCCGACGCGGTGACATCGATCTTCTTCACCGCGACGTCCTATACCGCAATGCCTTTCACCGAGATTCCCAACTCGTATTGCCGGGTCACCGATCCGACGACGCTGCTCGACATCGCCCGCTACACGCTGACCGGCAGCTCCGACACCGCGTTCGTGGTCGGCAAGCTGACCCGGACGCCCGTCGAATGGGTGTTCGCCGGGATCGGGGTGGGAGCGCCCGCGACCCATGTGGCCGAGATGGTGCCGTACCTGGCCCCCTACCTGCCGTAG
- a CDS encoding sodium/calcium exchanger protein — MAGVLLERSGDAIAEHVGLSGVLFGATVLALATSLPEISTGLTAVRHEDYQLAISDIFGGNAFLPVLFLAATLLSGQAVLPHAQRTDIYLTALGMLLTFVYAAGLLFRPRRRIARMGADSLAVLTLYALGLAGLFAIAS, encoded by the coding sequence GTGGCCGGGGTGTTGCTGGAACGCAGCGGGGATGCCATCGCCGAGCATGTCGGCCTCTCGGGGGTGCTGTTCGGGGCCACGGTGCTGGCCCTGGCCACCTCGCTGCCGGAGATCTCCACCGGGCTGACCGCGGTCCGTCACGAGGACTATCAACTGGCCATCAGCGACATCTTCGGCGGCAACGCCTTCCTGCCGGTGCTGTTTCTGGCCGCCACGCTGCTGTCGGGGCAGGCGGTGCTGCCGCACGCGCAGCGCACCGACATCTATCTGACCGCCCTGGGCATGCTGCTGACTTTCGTCTACGCCGCGGGTCTGCTGTTTCGGCCGCGGCGGCGGATCGCGCGGATGGGCGCGGATTCGCTGGCCGTGCTGACGCTGTACGCGCTCGGGCTGGCCGGTCTGTTCGCCATTGCCTCCTGA
- a CDS encoding fasciclin domain-containing protein, with translation MKHIQRTLAVALAATGVVASLGACSSVKSDSSSTPTTSAATSATADPAADLVGPGCQDYARQVPTGAGSVSGMAQDPVAVAASHNPLLTTLVSAVSGKLNPQVNLVDTLDGGQFTVFAPVDSAFAKIPAATVDSLKTDAPTLSKILTYHVVPGRIGPDQIAGAHKTVEGADVTVTRDGTNIKVGDASVICGGVRTANATVYLIDTVLQPPA, from the coding sequence ATGAAACACATCCAGCGCACCCTCGCCGTCGCCCTCGCGGCGACCGGTGTCGTCGCGAGCCTGGGCGCCTGCTCGAGCGTCAAATCCGATTCGTCGTCCACCCCGACGACCAGCGCCGCCACCAGCGCCACGGCCGACCCGGCCGCCGATCTGGTCGGACCCGGCTGCCAGGACTACGCCCGGCAGGTCCCGACGGGGGCGGGTTCGGTCAGCGGCATGGCGCAGGACCCGGTGGCGGTGGCCGCCTCGCACAACCCGTTGCTGACCACCCTGGTCTCGGCGGTGTCGGGCAAGCTCAATCCGCAGGTGAACCTGGTGGACACGCTCGACGGCGGCCAGTTCACCGTCTTCGCCCCGGTCGACTCGGCGTTCGCGAAAATCCCTGCCGCGACCGTGGATTCGCTGAAGACGGATGCGCCGACGCTGAGCAAGATCCTCACCTATCACGTGGTGCCCGGCCGGATCGGCCCGGACCAGATCGCCGGTGCGCACAAGACGGTCGAGGGCGCGGACGTGACGGTCACCCGGGACGGCACGAACATCAAGGTCGGTGACGCGTCGGTCATCTGCGGCGGCGTGCGGACCGCCAATGCGACCGTCTACCTGATCGACACCGTCCTCCAGCCGCCGGCCTGA